The following proteins come from a genomic window of Leptospira dzoumogneensis:
- a CDS encoding DUF1577 domain-containing protein — protein MEVEYRSYLQSPRIWDTIKDPQKVGYILKEYVHNNGLFLKENPLKQELQILQTTPEGKIFLRIDPESLNEEGEITVYKTLSKHMEIGFKVESVNHEDGVVICSPEYVKIAKDGRILPRIEGLQGKVIAHRFHMLKKEQDSTKVLGTSGQILLTDLHKNILLEYPYSRLVFPTGKELSFEQDLAKSTGKTIFVKDAINMDPLSKEEANGFNILDLKQELEDEMILEDRTKVYRSGKIQSFAIYPIYYKDPSGPKLVALGYAETKDRILDPAILKKYVELEDVFNERIEDSNTLDIDIRQNVINASEGGILLEVTESQLVESFLHKPFFTADITFKMQAPLRFAFKIRHISQIGEIYLVGAEIVGSNDAKTNMTLLKKNLSFIKSV, from the coding sequence ATGGAAGTCGAGTACCGATCTTACCTACAATCACCAAGAATATGGGATACCATCAAGGATCCTCAAAAAGTAGGTTATATTCTGAAAGAGTACGTACATAACAACGGACTCTTTCTGAAAGAAAATCCTTTAAAACAAGAATTACAGATCCTGCAAACTACTCCCGAAGGAAAAATTTTCCTTAGGATCGATCCTGAATCTCTGAACGAAGAAGGCGAGATCACAGTTTACAAAACCTTAAGTAAACATATGGAAATCGGCTTTAAAGTAGAATCGGTGAATCACGAAGACGGAGTAGTGATTTGTTCTCCTGAATACGTAAAGATCGCTAAAGACGGCCGCATTCTTCCAAGGATAGAAGGACTACAAGGCAAAGTAATCGCGCACAGATTCCATATGCTTAAGAAGGAGCAGGATTCCACCAAAGTCCTGGGAACTTCAGGCCAAATCCTACTGACTGACTTACACAAGAATATCCTATTGGAGTATCCATATTCCAGATTAGTATTTCCAACCGGAAAAGAACTTAGCTTTGAACAGGATTTAGCAAAAAGTACTGGCAAAACTATCTTTGTAAAAGATGCGATCAATATGGATCCTCTTTCTAAGGAAGAAGCAAACGGATTCAATATTCTAGATCTAAAACAAGAATTAGAAGATGAGATGATCCTGGAAGATAGAACCAAAGTTTATCGTTCCGGAAAAATACAATCGTTTGCGATCTATCCAATATATTACAAAGATCCTTCCGGACCTAAGCTCGTTGCTTTAGGTTATGCGGAGACTAAGGATAGAATTTTAGATCCAGCCATTCTAAAAAAATACGTCGAGTTAGAAGACGTGTTTAATGAAAGGATAGAAGACTCCAACACTCTGGACATTGATATCCGTCAAAACGTGATCAACGCTTCCGAAGGTGGAATTCTTTTAGAAGTAACCGAATCCCAGCTAGTCGAATCCTTTCTGCACAAACCTTTCTTTACTGCGGATATAACTTTTAAGATGCAAGCTCCGTTGAGATTCGCATTTAAAATCCGACATATTTCTCAGATCGGGGAAATTTACCTGGTCGGTGCAGAAATAGTTGGCTCCAACGATGCCAAGACGAATATGACTCTATTAAAGAAGAATTTAAGCTTCATTAAGAGCGTCTAA
- the hisS gene encoding histidine--tRNA ligase, protein MEKQKAFLPTAPYKGTRDFYPEEMRFRNWMFSVMRKTVQSFGYEEYDGPILESFELYLAKSGEEIVQRQLYDFTDKGDRHVAIRPEMTPTLARMVAGEVRNLAKPIRWFSIPNLWRYEQPGKGRLREHWQLNVDLFGVNSYRAEVEIILIANAILENFKAPKGSYQIKVSHRGILDSFLNQTLALAPEKAHSVSKLLDKKSKISKEAFEEEIKPLLSNPEKQLTLIYRYLETDLQTIGELEGIDGSSVTFIRNLFSDLASLGIKDQLEFDPSIIRGFDYYTGCIFEVFDTNPENRRSLYGGGRYDNLIGLFSNEQLSGIGFGLGDVTFKNFLEGHGLVPKDLNSKAAVLIPLMEDKVFPEVLKLAEELRKEGIGVETMLEPAKLGKQIQTAEKKGYRFLIFLGESEISENKVQLKDIVSGEQSSVSRSDLISILRKSLLG, encoded by the coding sequence TTGGAAAAACAGAAAGCCTTTTTACCCACAGCCCCATACAAGGGGACTAGAGATTTTTATCCGGAAGAAATGAGATTCCGAAATTGGATGTTTTCCGTAATGAGGAAGACTGTCCAATCTTTCGGGTACGAAGAATACGACGGCCCCATCCTAGAATCTTTCGAACTCTATCTGGCAAAAAGCGGAGAGGAAATCGTACAAAGACAACTCTACGATTTCACGGACAAAGGAGATCGTCATGTTGCGATCCGTCCGGAAATGACTCCCACTCTTGCAAGAATGGTAGCAGGAGAAGTCAGAAATCTTGCTAAACCTATTCGCTGGTTTTCTATCCCGAACTTATGGAGATATGAACAACCAGGCAAAGGGCGCCTCAGAGAACATTGGCAGCTCAATGTGGATCTGTTCGGAGTAAATTCTTATAGAGCAGAAGTTGAGATCATTCTGATCGCAAATGCAATTTTAGAAAATTTTAAAGCTCCTAAAGGAAGTTATCAGATCAAGGTTTCTCATAGAGGAATTTTGGATTCATTCTTGAATCAAACTCTTGCCTTAGCTCCTGAAAAAGCTCATTCCGTTTCCAAACTTTTAGATAAAAAATCCAAGATCAGCAAAGAAGCCTTCGAAGAAGAGATCAAACCTCTACTTTCAAATCCTGAAAAACAATTAACTCTGATCTATAGATACTTAGAAACGGATCTACAAACGATCGGAGAATTAGAAGGTATAGACGGTTCTTCCGTTACATTTATTCGGAACCTTTTCTCGGATCTGGCTTCTTTGGGAATCAAAGACCAATTGGAATTCGATCCTTCTATCATTCGCGGTTTTGATTATTATACAGGTTGTATTTTCGAAGTATTCGATACAAATCCCGAGAACAGAAGATCCTTGTACGGAGGAGGAAGATACGATAACTTGATCGGATTATTCTCCAATGAACAACTTTCCGGGATCGGTTTCGGACTGGGAGATGTGACCTTCAAAAACTTTTTAGAAGGACATGGCTTAGTACCGAAAGACCTGAATTCTAAAGCTGCTGTTTTAATTCCTTTGATGGAAGATAAAGTTTTTCCTGAAGTTTTGAAACTCGCGGAAGAACTTAGGAAAGAAGGAATCGGAGTGGAAACTATGCTCGAGCCTGCAAAACTCGGCAAACAAATCCAGACGGCGGAAAAAAAGGGATATCGTTTCTTGATCTTCTTAGGAGAATCCGAAATCTCAGAAAACAAGGTCCAGTTAAAAGATATCGTCTCAGGAGAACAATCTTCTGTTTCCAGATCCGATCTAATCTCCATCTTACGGAAATCCTTACTTGGATAA
- a CDS encoding phosphatase PAP2 family protein encodes MFIREKIHSPLLNKTLSRINRGEIMLVLILPYLAYAAWQGSLPYPWWIVIPYAGLVAYANDRFVLVLKKLIARKRPLVTVAGKVDQNPDMKHSFPSAHASNSMTAALILVFLFGFPEWFLVLSLLAGIGRLLSLHHFPSDVLGGWLIGTCFGTLGLFLGRWFLPFLFGTT; translated from the coding sequence ATGTTTATTCGCGAGAAGATCCATTCTCCTCTTCTGAACAAAACTCTTTCCAGGATCAATCGTGGAGAGATCATGTTAGTTTTGATCCTTCCTTATCTTGCATACGCTGCATGGCAGGGAAGTCTTCCTTATCCTTGGTGGATCGTAATTCCTTATGCAGGGCTTGTTGCCTATGCAAATGATCGTTTTGTTTTAGTATTAAAGAAGCTGATCGCTCGTAAAAGACCGCTAGTTACTGTGGCTGGAAAAGTGGATCAGAATCCGGACATGAAACATTCATTTCCTTCTGCCCATGCATCTAATTCGATGACGGCTGCATTGATCTTAGTGTTTTTGTTCGGTTTCCCGGAATGGTTTTTAGTGCTGAGCTTGCTTGCGGGGATCGGAAGATTATTATCTCTTCATCATTTTCCCTCCGATGTGCTCGGAGGGTGGTTGATAGGAACCTGTTTCGGGACCTTAGGCCTTTTTCTTGGCCGCTGGTTTCTTCCCTTCTTGTTTGGAACCACCTAA
- a CDS encoding Re/Si-specific NAD(P)(+) transhydrogenase subunit alpha, translating to MNIGVLKEAKEETRVAVTPDVVDAFKKIGASVIIEKGAGEGSYFSDEDYKKAGATIQSRADVLKKSDLVVSIHLADGASLSKIKKGAFYLGMFQPAVNPQVIKKLAAQKITVLSLDAIARITRAQSMDVLSSQATVAGYKAVLIASTHLTRFFPMLTTAAGTITPASVLIIGAGVAGLQAIASSRRLGAVVDVFDTRPEVKEQVQSLGAKFVEVEGATHSAAAGGYAVEQTEEYKKRQQEAIEKFASKADVIITTALIPGRKAPIIITKKIVDRMKAGSVVVDLASPNGGNCEYTQHGKVVLTKNGVSVVGHRNLAGSLPSDASRMFAKNVLNYLKLLVKEKKINFDLNDEVIASTTITHEGEIRHKLTLDALGGSKQEGKKPAAKKKA from the coding sequence ATGAATATCGGAGTTTTAAAAGAAGCTAAGGAAGAGACTAGAGTAGCGGTAACGCCGGACGTAGTTGATGCCTTTAAAAAAATCGGTGCTTCTGTTATCATCGAGAAAGGCGCTGGAGAAGGTTCTTATTTCTCCGACGAAGATTATAAAAAAGCCGGAGCGACCATTCAATCTCGCGCGGATGTACTGAAAAAATCCGACCTAGTTGTAAGCATTCACTTAGCGGATGGAGCAAGTTTATCTAAGATCAAAAAGGGAGCTTTCTATTTAGGAATGTTCCAACCTGCAGTGAATCCTCAGGTTATCAAAAAGCTTGCTGCTCAAAAAATTACAGTACTGAGCTTGGATGCGATCGCTCGTATCACTCGTGCTCAGTCTATGGACGTTCTTTCATCTCAAGCAACTGTTGCCGGATATAAAGCTGTTCTTATAGCTTCCACTCATTTGACCAGATTCTTCCCGATGTTAACTACTGCTGCAGGAACAATTACTCCTGCTTCCGTTCTTATCATCGGTGCCGGTGTTGCCGGTTTACAAGCAATCGCAAGTTCCAGAAGATTAGGCGCAGTAGTTGACGTATTCGATACTCGCCCTGAAGTAAAAGAGCAGGTTCAATCTCTAGGCGCTAAATTCGTCGAGGTCGAAGGTGCAACTCACTCCGCAGCAGCGGGCGGTTACGCTGTAGAACAAACCGAAGAATACAAAAAACGCCAGCAAGAAGCGATCGAAAAGTTTGCTTCTAAAGCGGACGTGATCATCACTACAGCTTTGATCCCGGGAAGAAAAGCTCCTATCATCATCACTAAAAAGATCGTAGATAGAATGAAAGCCGGATCCGTAGTAGTGGACCTTGCTTCTCCAAACGGAGGAAACTGCGAGTACACTCAACATGGTAAGGTTGTATTAACTAAAAACGGAGTTTCCGTAGTTGGTCACCGAAACTTGGCAGGTTCTCTTCCTTCAGATGCTTCCAGAATGTTCGCTAAGAACGTATTAAATTATCTGAAACTATTGGTTAAAGAGAAGAAGATCAACTTTGACTTAAACGACGAAGTTATCGCTTCTACTACGATCACTCACGAAGGAGAGATCCGTCACAAACTTACTTTGGATGCCTTAGGTGGTTCCAAACAAGAAGGGAAGAAACCAGCGGCCAAGAAAAAGGCCTAA
- a CDS encoding UDP-glucuronic acid decarboxylase family protein, which yields MANRVLVTGGAGFIGSHLCERLIQEGNEVICVDNFHTGRKKNVEKLLSNPRFELIRHDITEPIRLEVDQIYNFACPASPIHYQSNAIKTIKTNVLGTTNMLGLAKRVKARILQASTSEVYGNPIEHPQKETYWGNVNPIGIRSCYDEGKRVAETLCFDYHRNHKVDIRVIRIFNTYGPRMLPDDGRVVSNFVVQALAGKDITVYGDGSQTRSFCYVDDLVDGIIRMMNTQDFNGPVNLGNDGEFTVKELAELVLKETGSSSKIIYKTLPQDDPARRKPDLTLARQKLGYEPKVPLLEGIRKTVDYFKNHLD from the coding sequence ATGGCTAATAGAGTGCTAGTGACCGGCGGAGCCGGATTTATCGGATCTCATCTATGCGAAAGATTGATACAAGAAGGTAACGAGGTTATCTGCGTTGATAACTTTCATACGGGAAGAAAGAAGAATGTTGAAAAACTTCTCTCCAATCCCCGCTTCGAACTAATACGTCATGATATTACCGAGCCGATCCGACTCGAAGTGGATCAGATCTATAACTTCGCTTGTCCTGCGAGCCCGATCCATTATCAATCCAACGCGATCAAAACTATTAAGACCAATGTTCTCGGAACTACTAACATGCTGGGACTTGCTAAAAGAGTTAAGGCAAGGATCTTACAAGCTTCTACCAGCGAAGTTTATGGGAACCCGATCGAACATCCTCAAAAAGAAACATACTGGGGAAATGTAAATCCGATCGGTATCAGAAGTTGTTACGACGAAGGAAAGAGGGTCGCTGAAACTCTTTGTTTTGATTATCACAGAAATCATAAAGTGGACATAAGAGTCATTCGTATCTTCAATACTTACGGACCTCGTATGCTTCCTGACGACGGAAGAGTTGTAAGCAATTTTGTGGTCCAAGCACTTGCAGGAAAAGATATCACAGTTTATGGAGACGGTTCTCAAACCAGATCCTTCTGTTATGTGGACGATCTTGTAGATGGTATCATTAGAATGATGAACACTCAGGACTTCAATGGACCAGTTAACTTGGGGAACGACGGAGAGTTTACCGTCAAAGAATTAGCGGAGTTAGTTTTAAAAGAGACCGGCTCTTCTTCCAAGATCATTTATAAAACTCTTCCTCAAGACGATCCTGCCCGCAGAAAGCCGGATCTGACTTTAGCTAGACAAAAACTGGGTTATGAACCTAAGGTTCCTTTATTAGAAGGAATCAGGAAAACGGTCGATTATTTCAAAAATCACTTGGATTAA
- a CDS encoding M50 family metallopeptidase produces the protein MENRFLRLALLLAIIVTLLSYWNHGWVSYLKDFVVFIHEAGHAIATLISGGSVQMIELNGDEAGQTVASPTSGKSPFIFVVSAGYLGSCLVGGFLINRGFKGSLVRPTLLLLGGAVLLLTLKYTSSGGLAQRTGLLWGIFLLVSSFLPFGWDRLITVFLGTSVSLYSLYDLLDFTENVQNTDAGILAYWATGTSPGGTVPKSVLFLGYLIALLWSFFSVSIIFFSLKRAVAPRPVPDETSGFDEGPVVGLDNPFPGEVTPEVLEWFLSRGLDLNGKPLPPEFMDIERIDG, from the coding sequence ATGGAGAATCGTTTCCTAAGGCTTGCACTCTTACTCGCGATCATAGTGACTCTTCTTTCCTATTGGAATCATGGATGGGTTTCTTATCTAAAAGACTTCGTAGTTTTCATTCATGAAGCCGGGCATGCGATCGCAACTTTGATTTCCGGCGGTTCCGTTCAGATGATAGAACTGAACGGCGACGAAGCAGGCCAAACTGTCGCATCTCCTACGTCAGGTAAAAGTCCTTTTATATTCGTAGTCTCCGCAGGTTATTTGGGTTCTTGTTTGGTCGGAGGATTTCTGATCAATAGAGGATTCAAAGGAAGTCTGGTCCGTCCCACCTTATTACTTTTGGGAGGGGCAGTTTTATTACTCACTTTAAAGTACACTTCTTCCGGGGGGCTTGCTCAAAGAACGGGTTTGCTTTGGGGAATTTTTCTTTTAGTCTCTTCTTTCCTTCCATTCGGTTGGGATAGATTGATCACAGTGTTTTTAGGGACTAGCGTTAGTTTATATAGTTTATACGATCTTTTGGATTTTACTGAGAATGTTCAGAACACCGATGCAGGTATCTTAGCATATTGGGCGACCGGAACTTCTCCAGGTGGAACGGTTCCGAAATCGGTTTTGTTCCTGGGATATTTGATTGCTCTGCTTTGGTCTTTTTTTAGCGTATCCATCATATTCTTTTCATTGAAGCGAGCGGTAGCTCCTCGTCCGGTTCCGGATGAGACTTCTGGATTTGATGAAGGGCCGGTAGTCGGTTTAGACAATCCATTTCCTGGAGAAGTAACTCCGGAAGTATTGGAATGGTTTTTAAGCAGAGGTTTGGATCTGAACGGCAAACCTCTTCCGCCGGAATTTATGGATATCGAGAGAATTGATGGCTAA
- a CDS encoding methyl-accepting chemotaxis protein, whose protein sequence is MRKNLPVTGREIQFAESAVIISRTDPKGKITYVSQDFADVSGFSEEEMLGQPHNIVRHPDIPPAVYEDLWSTVQSGRPWNAIVKNRAKNGDHYWVDATVTPVLENGVITGYMSVRKKTNRQQIEKAEKLFARLNGESRLYRTFFSFINSIRVKFGYLGLVTFTFACIFIPSSYLGLKLFLTDPVASIVTFLAVVLGFTLCLRTIYKLKKKMSETLEIVGKVVNGNLASEFPRKEGIEDADKIYSNFRCMTISLWGLLVQMKENYQRNLKLYEELFQSVGSFERVSQKQAHAVQETAAASHELSKTIDEIVLTISEQTRSLSNVNDSIGSIDVSLGETSKSMQNLESQAGNVADKADQAKQIFNEAIQSMEQIRSYSNEINKIVSIITSISERTNMLALNASIESARAGEAGKGFSVVADEISKLAEQTKSSIKDITYLVKSTSNSVEEGALKVGQSVDVFENLQNYIEEVHNSASKVKSLLLEQSKRLGEIRSSSDQVLVLGKMMSGTSEQQKLSAGEISDSMSAISKSAEDIAATSENIRHSVKDTLEHSQKFGGILSHFKTD, encoded by the coding sequence ATGAGAAAGAACCTACCGGTTACAGGTCGAGAAATTCAGTTCGCTGAATCGGCGGTAATTATTTCCAGAACCGATCCGAAAGGAAAGATCACTTACGTTTCCCAGGATTTTGCGGATGTAAGCGGCTTTTCAGAAGAGGAAATGCTGGGCCAGCCTCATAATATTGTCCGCCATCCGGATATACCCCCCGCGGTTTATGAAGACCTTTGGAGCACTGTTCAATCCGGCCGCCCTTGGAATGCGATCGTTAAAAATCGTGCAAAGAATGGGGACCATTATTGGGTAGATGCTACCGTTACTCCTGTTCTTGAAAATGGAGTGATCACCGGTTATATGTCTGTTCGAAAGAAAACAAACAGACAACAAATAGAGAAGGCGGAAAAACTTTTTGCAAGGCTGAATGGAGAGTCGAGGCTATATAGGACCTTCTTCTCATTTATAAATTCTATCCGAGTGAAATTCGGATATCTCGGTCTTGTGACCTTTACATTCGCATGTATATTCATTCCTTCTTCTTACTTAGGTCTGAAATTATTTTTAACGGACCCGGTCGCTTCTATCGTAACCTTTCTTGCTGTGGTCCTCGGGTTTACTCTTTGTTTGAGAACCATCTATAAACTGAAAAAGAAAATGTCGGAAACCCTGGAGATAGTGGGCAAGGTAGTGAATGGAAATCTTGCTTCCGAATTCCCAAGGAAAGAAGGGATAGAAGACGCTGACAAGATTTATTCTAACTTCAGATGTATGACCATCAGTCTTTGGGGACTTCTGGTCCAAATGAAGGAGAACTATCAAAGAAACTTAAAATTGTACGAGGAATTATTCCAATCGGTAGGTTCTTTCGAAAGAGTTTCTCAAAAGCAGGCGCATGCTGTGCAAGAAACTGCCGCAGCTTCTCATGAACTTTCAAAAACGATAGATGAGATCGTATTAACGATCAGCGAACAAACCAGAAGTTTATCCAATGTAAACGATAGCATCGGTTCTATCGATGTTTCTCTGGGCGAAACCTCGAAGTCTATGCAAAACTTAGAGTCTCAAGCGGGGAATGTAGCGGATAAAGCGGACCAAGCAAAACAGATCTTTAATGAAGCAATCCAATCCATGGAGCAGATACGTTCTTATTCCAACGAGATCAATAAGATCGTAAGTATCATCACAAGTATTTCAGAAAGAACGAATATGCTTGCGTTAAACGCATCTATAGAGTCCGCAAGAGCGGGAGAGGCAGGAAAAGGATTTTCAGTAGTTGCAGATGAGATCTCAAAACTTGCCGAACAGACCAAGTCTAGTATCAAAGACATTACATATCTCGTAAAAAGTACATCCAACTCGGTGGAAGAAGGTGCCCTGAAAGTGGGGCAATCAGTAGATGTATTCGAAAATCTTCAGAACTATATAGAAGAAGTTCATAATTCCGCATCTAAGGTAAAAAGTCTTTTGTTAGAACAATCTAAACGACTCGGAGAAATACGCAGCAGCTCCGATCAGGTTTTGGTTTTAGGAAAAATGATGTCCGGCACTTCCGAACAACAAAAACTTTCTGCAGGTGAAATTTCGGACTCTATGAGCGCTATTTCTAAATCGGCGGAAGACATAGCTGCTACTTCGGAGAATATCAGACATTCGGTAAAAGATACTCTGGAACATTCCCAAAAATTTGGCGGAATTTTAAGTCATTTTAAAACGGATTAA
- a CDS encoding DUF445 domain-containing protein produces MIEIISILITCSFVGWITNYIAVQMIFYPVKFRGWGILGWQGIIPKHSKKMAGLISDVMMERLIRPYDLYKKIDPVQISDLIRDRIGEKSSSIVKDIFFADNPVIWKMVPEEAKQILEKEIREDIPKKIEEIYTSFGKNLESILGIGDLIKESLSGENANVLSEIFRRCGGPEFRFIIRSGIYFGFLIGCVQVLFIAYLNQWWTMPLMGIFVGYITNWLAILMIFSPLQPKNFLFFKYQGLFLKRQIDVSREFASVVASKILDPESLIGVIFKGKGGDLIITELLSKSKELMDEKLKKKIPYASLILGSKKLEELKEKIANSILELVPETADKMKDYIEERLEIEKLVFENLSILPPEEFEHLLHSVFKEDEATLISLGAFLGGIAGCIQAYLVFIK; encoded by the coding sequence ATGATAGAGATCATTTCGATTTTGATTACCTGCTCCTTTGTAGGTTGGATCACAAACTATATAGCGGTGCAAATGATCTTCTATCCTGTTAAGTTTAGAGGTTGGGGAATTTTAGGCTGGCAGGGAATTATTCCGAAACATTCTAAAAAAATGGCCGGACTCATTTCGGACGTGATGATGGAGAGATTGATCCGGCCTTATGATCTGTACAAAAAGATAGATCCTGTGCAAATTTCGGATCTGATCAGAGATAGGATCGGAGAAAAATCCTCTTCCATAGTCAAAGATATCTTTTTCGCAGACAACCCGGTGATCTGGAAGATGGTCCCGGAAGAAGCAAAACAAATTTTAGAAAAAGAGATCAGAGAGGACATTCCTAAAAAGATAGAAGAGATCTATACTTCTTTCGGCAAAAACTTGGAAAGTATATTAGGGATCGGTGATTTAATCAAAGAATCCCTTTCAGGAGAAAACGCAAATGTTCTTTCTGAAATTTTCAGAAGATGTGGAGGCCCCGAGTTCAGGTTTATTATTCGTTCAGGGATCTATTTTGGATTCTTGATAGGTTGTGTCCAAGTCTTGTTCATCGCATATTTGAACCAATGGTGGACCATGCCTCTCATGGGAATTTTTGTAGGTTATATCACTAACTGGCTTGCGATCCTTATGATCTTCTCTCCTTTGCAGCCTAAGAATTTTTTATTTTTTAAATACCAGGGACTTTTCTTAAAAAGACAGATAGATGTTTCCAGAGAATTTGCATCCGTCGTCGCTTCTAAAATTTTAGATCCCGAAAGTTTGATAGGTGTGATCTTCAAAGGAAAAGGAGGAGATCTGATCATTACGGAACTTCTTTCCAAATCCAAAGAATTGATGGATGAGAAATTAAAGAAAAAGATCCCCTACGCTTCTTTGATCTTGGGTTCTAAAAAACTGGAAGAGTTAAAGGAGAAGATCGCGAATTCCATTCTGGAATTAGTGCCTGAAACCGCAGACAAGATGAAAGACTATATCGAAGAGAGATTGGAGATCGAAAAATTGGTCTTTGAAAATTTAAGTATACTGCCGCCGGAGGAATTCGAACATCTATTACATTCGGTCTTTAAGGAAGATGAGGCCACATTGATCAGCTTAGGCGCATTTCTTGGCGGTATTGCCGGATGTATCCAAGCATATTTAGTTTTTATAAAGTAG
- a CDS encoding LIC_10042 family TonB-like protein, producing MESRVSFFISLSIHAVLFLSYYLVQYINPENFSEQIKLSLSKGQIPSVHFSLPKNQGEGPDTSSNSGLAGTPEAEIERFKNEIHFPPEALEQRLESDCSWEVVIGSNGTAKKVTTIKPCKYKVFETQFRRSVSSWKFQLPEGNIIIIPVSFRIESDD from the coding sequence ATGGAATCCAGGGTTTCTTTTTTTATTTCTCTTTCTATTCATGCGGTCCTATTTTTATCTTATTATTTGGTCCAATATATAAACCCTGAAAATTTTTCGGAACAGATCAAACTCAGTCTTAGCAAGGGCCAAATCCCAAGTGTACATTTTTCTCTTCCTAAAAATCAGGGAGAAGGACCGGATACTTCTTCTAATTCGGGCCTGGCTGGAACTCCGGAAGCGGAGATCGAAAGATTTAAAAACGAGATCCATTTTCCACCGGAAGCATTGGAACAAAGATTGGAATCGGATTGTTCTTGGGAAGTAGTGATAGGATCTAACGGAACGGCCAAAAAAGTTACTACTATCAAACCCTGCAAATATAAGGTTTTTGAAACGCAGTTTAGAAGATCAGTTTCTAGCTGGAAATTTCAACTGCCGGAAGGAAATATAATAATTATTCCGGTATCCTTTCGAATTGAATCAGATGATTGA
- a CDS encoding UpxY family transcription antiterminator, whose amino-acid sequence MIESSKSWYAVYTNSRAEKKLALELSKKGITQYLPIISTKKQWSDRIKTVLVPVFPSYVFVKIDIRIEKLKVLETAGAVKFVSVGETPILIDEEDIETVRQIVTEYPDRIKIERERSLAPGKKVLIRSGPFKNRKARVIRKGSKSSILVSISGMDTTVSLELDSELLETDEEN is encoded by the coding sequence ATGATTGAATCTTCTAAATCATGGTATGCAGTTTATACAAATTCTAGGGCGGAGAAGAAGTTAGCGTTAGAACTTTCCAAAAAGGGAATAACCCAATACTTGCCGATTATTTCGACCAAAAAACAATGGTCTGATAGGATCAAAACCGTTCTAGTACCTGTTTTTCCTTCTTATGTATTCGTAAAAATTGATATAAGAATAGAAAAACTAAAAGTGCTGGAGACTGCGGGAGCAGTAAAATTTGTTTCGGTCGGCGAAACTCCCATCTTAATCGATGAGGAAGATATCGAAACTGTTCGGCAGATTGTCACCGAATATCCGGATAGGATCAAGATCGAAAGAGAAAGGTCGCTGGCTCCGGGTAAAAAGGTACTGATTAGAAGCGGGCCCTTTAAGAACAGAAAGGCCAGAGTGATCCGAAAAGGAAGTAAATCGTCTATTCTTGTTTCCATTTCCGGAATGGATACTACAGTATCCTTGGAATTGGATTCGGAACTTTTAGAAACGGACGAGGAGAATTAG